The following proteins come from a genomic window of Thiothrix unzii:
- the purE gene encoding 5-(carboxyamino)imidazole ribonucleotide mutase, translated as MAQVGSGVVVGVVMGSNSDWNVMSKAVEQLEKFGIAHEYRVVSAHRTPDLLFEYAETARERGLQCIIAGAGGAAHLPGMLAAKTTLPILGVPVTSRALSGVDSLYSIVQMPKGVPVATFAIGEAGAANAALFAVAMLANNDPVLAEKLEKFREEQRQHAMNMPLPPE; from the coding sequence ATGGCCCAAGTCGGTTCAGGTGTCGTCGTCGGCGTTGTTATGGGCAGTAACAGCGACTGGAACGTTATGTCAAAAGCAGTCGAGCAACTGGAAAAGTTCGGCATCGCTCACGAATACCGGGTGGTTTCCGCGCATCGCACCCCTGATTTATTGTTTGAATACGCCGAAACCGCACGGGAACGCGGCCTGCAATGCATTATTGCGGGTGCTGGCGGCGCGGCGCATTTACCCGGCATGTTAGCGGCAAAAACCACCTTACCCATTTTGGGTGTGCCAGTGACGAGCCGCGCTTTGAGTGGGGTGGACTCGCTGTATTCCATCGTGCAAATGCCCAAAGGCGTGCCAGTGGCAACCTTCGCGATTGGTGAGGCGGGTGCGGCGAATGCGGCCTTGTTTGCAGTGGCCATGCTCGCCAATAACGACCCGGTTCTGGCAGAAAAGCTGGAGAAATTCCGTGAAGAACAACGGCAACACGCGATGAATATGCCATTGCCTCCAGAATAA
- the ybaK gene encoding Cys-tRNA(Pro) deacylase has product MTPAINLAKKAKIAFKVHEYTHDPDNAAYGLEAAEKLGLPPTQVFKTLVVSLDGKELAVGIVPVAAMLSMKHLAKAAHAKKADMADKALVARTTGYVLGGVSPLGQKKLLKTFIDESALQFPTIYVSAGRRGLEIELAPQDLQSLTRAVFTPLMQTE; this is encoded by the coding sequence ATGACCCCAGCCATCAACCTCGCCAAAAAAGCCAAGATCGCCTTCAAGGTACACGAATACACCCACGACCCGGACAACGCCGCCTACGGTTTGGAAGCCGCCGAAAAACTAGGGCTTCCCCCCACGCAAGTCTTCAAAACGCTGGTGGTGAGTCTTGATGGCAAAGAACTCGCCGTCGGTATCGTGCCAGTCGCCGCGATGCTCAGCATGAAGCACCTTGCCAAAGCCGCCCACGCCAAAAAAGCTGACATGGCAGACAAAGCATTGGTTGCCCGCACTACGGGTTACGTACTCGGCGGGGTCAGCCCGTTGGGGCAAAAGAAGCTGCTGAAAACCTTCATCGACGAGTCTGCGCTGCAATTTCCGACGATTTACGTGAGTGCTGGGCGGCGCGGGCTGGAAATCGAACTTGCCCCGCAAGACTTGCAAAGCCTGACCCGTGCGGTGTTCACACCCTTGATGCAAACCGAGTAA
- a CDS encoding DUF6174 domain-containing protein → MKLLIAALLTAASLSICAAPSVIAGDKPVSPTKPIVKNPLAEADRQLKAAEAKWKKKRPEHYSYTLQRSCFCAPDYRKPIEIRVFRGKVQQASLLPEGTPLPAERKAEALPVEGLFRMIREAIVNKSASVTVKYNATYGYPTSISIDRDRMMADEEVYLSASNFKIASGLKPKQQK, encoded by the coding sequence ATGAAACTGCTAATCGCTGCTTTGTTAACCGCTGCATCCCTCAGTATTTGTGCCGCCCCGTCAGTCATCGCGGGTGACAAGCCGGTGTCACCGACTAAGCCCATCGTGAAAAATCCGTTGGCGGAGGCGGATCGTCAATTGAAAGCCGCTGAAGCAAAGTGGAAGAAAAAACGCCCGGAACATTACAGCTACACCCTGCAACGCTCTTGTTTCTGCGCCCCGGATTACCGCAAGCCGATAGAAATCCGGGTGTTCCGTGGCAAGGTGCAGCAAGCCAGTTTGTTACCAGAAGGCACGCCACTTCCCGCCGAGCGCAAGGCAGAAGCGTTGCCGGTTGAGGGTTTGTTTCGCATGATCCGCGAAGCGATTGTTAATAAATCGGCGAGCGTGACGGTGAAATACAACGCGACTTACGGCTATCCGACCAGCATCAGTATCGACCGTGACCGGATGATGGCGGATGAAGAAGTGTATCTTTCCGCCAGCAATTTCAAGATTGCCAGCGGTTTGAAACCTAAACAGCAAAAATAA
- a CDS encoding phosphoribosylaminoimidazolesuccinocarboxamide synthase — MDTTITSSSVFETAITSLPLIARGKVRDIYAVDEQHMLIVTTDRLSAFDVIMPTPIPQKGVILTQVANFWFGLLQDVIPNHLSDKTLDDLPLTAAEKATLQGRSIIVKRLRPLPVEAIVRGYLIGSGWKDYQQTGAVCGITLPTGLQMADRLPEPIFTPSSKAEVGEHDINISFAQMQDKIGAALAEQVRSVSIELYNRAAAYALERGIIIADTKFEFGLDANDQLVLIDEILTPDSSRFWPADQYQPGISPPSFDKQFVRDYLETLDWGKVAPGPELPAEIMEKTAAKYREVADLLMK; from the coding sequence ATGGATACCACAATTACTTCCTCCAGCGTGTTTGAAACCGCTATTACCTCCCTGCCTTTAATCGCACGCGGCAAAGTTCGCGACATTTATGCGGTGGATGAACAGCACATGCTGATCGTTACCACTGACCGTTTGTCGGCGTTTGACGTGATTATGCCCACCCCGATTCCGCAAAAAGGCGTGATTCTTACCCAAGTGGCGAACTTTTGGTTCGGTTTATTGCAGGACGTGATTCCTAACCACTTGAGTGACAAAACGCTGGACGATTTGCCACTGACTGCCGCCGAAAAAGCCACGTTGCAAGGCCGCAGCATTATCGTGAAACGCTTACGCCCGTTGCCGGTGGAGGCTATCGTGCGTGGTTATCTGATCGGTTCGGGCTGGAAAGATTATCAGCAAACTGGCGCGGTATGCGGCATCACCCTGCCGACCGGATTGCAAATGGCGGATCGTTTGCCTGAGCCGATTTTTACCCCATCCAGCAAAGCTGAAGTGGGCGAACACGACATCAATATCTCGTTTGCGCAGATGCAGGATAAGATTGGTGCGGCCTTGGCTGAACAAGTGCGTAGCGTCAGTATTGAGTTGTATAACCGTGCGGCGGCTTACGCATTGGAGCGTGGGATTATTATTGCGGATACCAAATTTGAATTCGGTTTGGATGCGAATGATCAATTGGTGTTAATCGACGAAATTTTAACGCCGGATTCCTCACGTTTCTGGCCTGCGGATCAATACCAGCCGGGGATTAGCCCGCCGTCGTTTGATAAGCAATTCGTGCGCGATTACCTCGAAACCTTGGATTGGGGCAAGGTTGCGCCGGGGCCGGAATTGCCCGCCGAGATTATGGAAAAGACAGCAGCTAAGTATCGGGAAGTGGCTGATTTATTAATGAAGTGA
- a CDS encoding M23 family metallopeptidase: protein MLKTRYWIALTLLSVGALGGLLPETPTIPVQGATTRDWHPQSFWYYPWGRSGTHKGIDIFAQEGTPVLAATHGLVVHTGVDSLGGNIVLVLGGKWRLHYYAHLQDIDTQAWHWVKAGERIGTVGTSGNAVGKPPHLHYAIRTPYPQPWLYDAGVPQAWNKLFFVDPNRWLSR, encoded by the coding sequence ATGCTCAAAACGCGCTACTGGATAGCGTTAACCCTGTTGAGTGTTGGCGCGTTGGGTGGGTTGCTGCCTGAAACCCCGACGATTCCGGTGCAGGGCGCGACTACCCGCGATTGGCATCCGCAATCGTTTTGGTATTACCCGTGGGGGCGTTCCGGCACACACAAAGGCATCGACATTTTCGCGCAGGAAGGCACGCCCGTGCTGGCGGCTACCCACGGTTTGGTGGTGCATACCGGGGTCGATAGTTTGGGCGGCAATATTGTGCTGGTGCTGGGTGGTAAGTGGCGGCTGCATTATTACGCGCATTTGCAAGACATTGACACGCAAGCGTGGCACTGGGTCAAGGCGGGGGAACGGATTGGCACGGTGGGTACGTCGGGCAATGCCGTGGGCAAACCACCGCACTTACATTACGCAATCCGCACGCCGTATCCGCAGCCGTGGCTGTATGATGCGGGTGTGCCGCAGGCGTGGAATAAACTGTTTTTTGTTGATCCAAATCGGTGGCTGTCGCGGTAG
- a CDS encoding NAD-dependent epimerase: MRVLITGVAGFIGMHLALKLLERGDEVVGIDNFNDYYDVTLKQRRLQRVVDADSAGRFKFMRLDLADRDGMAQLFAAEGLDAVVNLAAQAGVRYSIDNPLAYVDSNLVGFAHILEGCRHNGVKHLVYASSSSVYGANESMPFSVHDNVDHPLSLYAASKKANELMAHTYSHLYGLPTTGLRFFTVYGPWSRPDMAMFKFTKAILAGQPIDVFNYGKHRRDFTYIDDIVEGVIRTLDNTATGNPDWQGATPDPATSKAPWRVYNIGNQHPVELMDYIQAIENALGMKAQLNLLPLQPGDVPDTYADVGALVQDVGYRPSMSVDEGTRRFVAWYREYYGV; this comes from the coding sequence ATGCGAGTACTAATAACAGGGGTAGCTGGTTTCATCGGGATGCATTTAGCTCTGAAACTGCTGGAGCGCGGCGATGAAGTCGTGGGGATCGACAATTTCAACGATTACTACGATGTGACGTTGAAACAGCGTCGTTTGCAGCGCGTGGTGGATGCGGATAGTGCAGGGCGATTCAAATTCATGCGCTTGGATTTGGCAGATCGTGACGGCATGGCGCAATTGTTTGCGGCGGAAGGTTTGGATGCGGTAGTAAATCTCGCAGCGCAAGCCGGGGTGCGTTATTCCATCGACAACCCGTTGGCGTATGTTGACAGTAACTTGGTGGGGTTTGCGCACATTCTGGAAGGTTGCCGCCATAACGGGGTGAAGCATCTGGTGTACGCTTCGTCGAGTTCTGTTTACGGCGCGAATGAATCCATGCCGTTTTCGGTACACGATAATGTTGACCACCCGCTGTCATTGTATGCGGCCTCGAAAAAAGCCAATGAGTTGATGGCGCATACTTACTCGCATTTGTACGGTTTGCCGACTACCGGGCTGCGGTTTTTCACGGTGTATGGCCCTTGGAGTCGCCCGGATATGGCGATGTTTAAGTTTACCAAGGCGATTTTGGCAGGGCAGCCGATTGATGTGTTTAACTACGGTAAACACCGCCGCGATTTCACTTATATTGACGATATTGTGGAAGGGGTTATCCGTACTTTGGATAATACCGCAACCGGCAACCCCGATTGGCAGGGCGCAACCCCAGACCCGGCGACTAGCAAAGCCCCTTGGCGGGTGTATAACATCGGTAATCAGCATCCGGTGGAGTTGATGGACTATATCCAAGCGATTGAAAATGCGTTGGGGATGAAAGCGCAGCTCAATTTATTGCCGCTGCAACCCGGCGATGTGCCGGATACTTACGCTGATGTCGGTGCTTTGGTGCAGGATGTCGGTTATCGTCCGAGTATGTCCGTGGATGAAGGCACGCGCCGTTTTGTCGCGTGGTATCGGGAATACTACGGGGTCTAG
- a CDS encoding MOSC domain-containing protein encodes MFTISSLHIYPVKSLQGIALSDAVLTMQGLAFDRQWMLVDAAGKFVTQRQMPALARISTRLTAECLVLEHAGLPPLSIPLVPMPDNRCAVTVWRDTCMGCDEGAAASHWLTQAVGQWQGGDLRLVRFAPEGVRPVDPAYMDGDSADTAFSDGYPFLIVSEASLAAVNVQLLANGAEAVPMARFRPNIVLSGMSAFGENDCKTFTATDASYRFTLRKPCQRCKTTTVDQRTGVIANPKEPLRTLTAMNPYPHLSGAYFGQNATLTLGHGVVIKVGDQVQ; translated from the coding sequence ATGTTTACCATTAGCAGCCTGCACATTTACCCGGTCAAATCGCTGCAAGGCATCGCTTTGAGTGACGCGGTTTTGACCATGCAAGGGTTGGCGTTTGATCGTCAGTGGATGTTGGTTGATGCCGCCGGAAAGTTTGTGACCCAGCGACAAATGCCTGCATTGGCGCGGATCAGCACGCGCTTAACCGCTGAGTGTTTGGTGTTGGAACACGCTGGATTGCCGCCGTTGTCGATTCCGTTAGTTCCGATGCCTGATAATCGTTGCGCGGTGACGGTGTGGCGCGATACCTGTATGGGTTGTGACGAGGGCGCGGCGGCTTCGCATTGGTTGACGCAAGCGGTAGGGCAGTGGCAGGGCGGCGACCTACGTTTGGTGCGCTTTGCCCCTGAAGGCGTGCGCCCGGTTGACCCCGCGTACATGGATGGCGATAGTGCGGATACCGCGTTTTCCGATGGCTACCCGTTTTTGATTGTATCCGAGGCTTCGCTGGCGGCGGTGAATGTGCAATTGCTTGCCAATGGCGCGGAGGCTGTGCCGATGGCGCGTTTTCGCCCTAATATCGTCCTTAGCGGGATGAGTGCGTTCGGGGAAAATGACTGCAAAACATTTACCGCCACTGATGCCAGCTACCGTTTCACGCTTCGCAAGCCTTGCCAACGCTGCAAAACCACTACTGTCGATCAGCGCACAGGGGTGATTGCCAACCCGAAAGAGCCGTTACGCACGTTGACCGCGATGAACCCTTACCCGCATTTGAGCGGCGCGTATTTTGGGCAGAATGCCACGTTGACGCTAGGGCATGGGGTGGTGATTAAGGTCGGAGATCAAGTGCAATGA
- a CDS encoding ATP-binding protein yields the protein MYQRNSTPLLLDLLAEFRILYLTGPRQAGKTTIAKSIAAERGMQYLSLDEEGVLAAARNDPHGFIQSFAGQNLVLDEFQYAPELTSAIKRVSDNLPPGQKGKFLLTGSADIFSSARTQEALPGHMARVELWPLSITEIRGSRFNLIDYLLAGDFSYQQALPELGREQLAQILLDGGYPEVQSKSARGKSIWFKSYIQGRLFKDFETLYAARGEYHAKLQALIPYLAGLSGNLLKYASVANDLAQNDQVIRSYIEALEWMFIIKRISPFVKNSAKRETVGMPKLHMVDTGLACHLLGIKTARQLATSAIFGNLLESFIVMECFKHMGWAEEEVGVYHFRDTSKNEVDIVLERSGGKLIGIEIKASASVGEADFKGLVQLAEFVGDRLEAGLVFYSGERVLPFRVGGQQFFAVPISLLLAEVVNAD from the coding sequence ATGTATCAACGTAATAGCACCCCCTTGCTGCTGGACTTACTGGCAGAATTCAGGATTCTTTACCTCACAGGGCCACGTCAGGCAGGCAAAACCACGATTGCCAAGTCCATCGCTGCCGAACGTGGAATGCAATATTTGTCGCTGGATGAGGAAGGTGTATTGGCGGCGGCACGCAATGATCCCCACGGTTTCATTCAATCGTTTGCCGGGCAGAACTTGGTGCTGGATGAATTTCAGTACGCACCCGAACTCACTTCTGCGATTAAACGGGTATCTGATAATTTACCGCCGGGGCAGAAAGGCAAATTCCTGTTGACGGGTTCAGCGGATATTTTCAGTTCAGCTCGCACTCAAGAAGCCTTGCCGGGACACATGGCACGAGTGGAATTGTGGCCGCTTTCCATCACTGAAATCCGGGGTAGCCGTTTCAACCTGATCGACTATTTGCTGGCAGGTGACTTTTCTTACCAACAAGCATTACCCGAACTGGGGCGCGAACAACTCGCGCAAATCCTGCTAGATGGTGGCTACCCGGAAGTGCAAAGCAAAAGCGCACGCGGCAAATCCATCTGGTTCAAATCGTACATACAGGGGCGTTTGTTCAAGGATTTTGAAACGCTGTACGCAGCGCGGGGGGAATACCATGCCAAACTGCAAGCCTTGATCCCTTACCTCGCGGGTTTGAGCGGCAATCTGCTGAAATATGCCAGTGTTGCCAACGATTTGGCGCAAAACGATCAAGTCATCAGATCCTATATCGAAGCGTTGGAATGGATGTTTATCATCAAGCGTATTTCCCCGTTTGTGAAAAACAGTGCCAAACGTGAAACCGTGGGAATGCCGAAGCTGCACATGGTGGATACCGGGCTAGCTTGCCATTTGCTCGGTATTAAGACAGCGCGGCAACTGGCGACTTCCGCCATTTTTGGCAATCTGCTGGAAAGCTTTATCGTGATGGAATGCTTCAAGCACATGGGCTGGGCGGAAGAGGAAGTTGGCGTTTACCACTTCCGTGACACCAGCAAAAACGAGGTAGATATTGTGCTGGAACGCAGTGGCGGCAAGCTGATTGGGATTGAAATCAAGGCTTCGGCATCGGTGGGTGAGGCGGATTTTAAGGGGCTGGTGCAGTTGGCGGAGTTTGTGGGGGATAGGTTGGAAGCGGGGTTGGTGTTTTACAGTGGGGAGCGGGTGTTGCCGTTTCGGGTTGGGGGACAGCAGTTTTTTGCTGTGCCGATCAGTTTGTTGCTTGCGGAAGTTGTCAATGCCGACTGA
- a CDS encoding type II secretion system protein N codes for MQAIREHRSVKQLLNRLPDYLSLLLVILCGFLLARLLWALYPAETTAFDESLTQTQAPAQTTTDTPDVGAQIADLHLFGQPAVEPPTTPTDTKNLQTSQLAFKLAGVVSGEAGQIVIEDGGKQSNYRVGEDIAAGVRLQAVFADHIVILRNGTPEKIALPALKASSNAGSSPSVPDFAMEEPMPPVMDEALPDGLNAPIDIPPDLPSGMSPEQPEMNVPHESLPEPNSAAPVPMNTPQLSEVVTPEPHEANGKFVGFRLMPGSNVGLFNQLGLQPGDIVTAINGTPLDSPAAGAQALSAAASSPQVNLSLTRGGQQLNLPISLGR; via the coding sequence ATGCAAGCTATTCGTGAACACCGCAGCGTCAAACAACTGTTGAACCGATTGCCGGATTACCTGAGCTTGCTGCTGGTCATTTTGTGCGGGTTTTTGTTGGCGCGGTTGTTGTGGGCGTTGTATCCGGCGGAAACTACCGCGTTCGACGAGTCGCTAACCCAAACGCAAGCACCCGCGCAAACCACGACCGATACGCCTGATGTGGGGGCGCAAATCGCTGATTTACACTTGTTTGGGCAACCGGCAGTCGAGCCACCAACGACCCCGACCGATACCAAAAATCTACAAACCAGCCAGTTAGCATTTAAGTTAGCGGGCGTGGTGTCAGGTGAAGCAGGGCAAATTGTCATCGAAGATGGCGGGAAGCAGAGCAATTACCGTGTCGGGGAAGACATTGCGGCGGGGGTGCGCTTACAGGCGGTATTCGCGGATCATATTGTGATTTTGCGCAATGGCACGCCGGAAAAGATTGCCTTGCCTGCGTTAAAAGCCAGCAGCAATGCCGGTTCTTCCCCCAGCGTGCCGGACTTCGCCATGGAAGAGCCGATGCCGCCCGTGATGGACGAAGCCTTGCCGGATGGTCTGAATGCACCCATTGATATACCGCCCGATTTACCCAGCGGCATGTCGCCCGAACAGCCGGAAATGAACGTGCCGCATGAGTCTTTACCTGAGCCGAATTCAGCCGCACCAGTGCCAATGAATACGCCGCAACTGAGTGAAGTGGTAACGCCAGAACCGCACGAAGCTAATGGTAAATTCGTCGGCTTTCGGCTGATGCCGGGGAGCAACGTGGGCTTGTTTAATCAGCTTGGGTTGCAACCCGGCGATATAGTGACCGCGATTAATGGCACACCACTCGATAGCCCCGCCGCCGGAGCACAGGCATTGAGCGCGGCGGCATCTTCCCCACAGGTCAATTTAAGTTTGACCCGTGGCGGGCAACAGCTCAACTTACCGATTTCCTTGGGGCGTTAA
- a CDS encoding leucine-rich repeat domain-containing protein: MSMTPLEIALQRIEECRRTRAPELDLGGLGLAEIPGEVFELTWLEKLDVSGDREYWEWGNIREIPAEIGQLTALREFDCTLNQISDLSPLRDLPALQMLYCGYNQISDLSPLRDLPALQTLYCSSNQIIDLSPLRDLPALQTLSCSVNQISDLSPLRDLPTLQTLKCNSNQIIDLSPLRDLPALQELSCNSNQIIDLSPLRDLPTLQELSCNSNQIIDLSPLRDLPALQTLSCSSNQISDLSPLCDLPALQWLSCNSNQISDLSPLRDSPALQTLDCSTNQISDLSPLRDLPALQTLFCRSNQIIDLSPLRGLPALQGFYCHDNQIIDLSPLRDLSALQTLECSSNQIIDLSPLRDLPALQTLDCSTNQISDLSPLRDLPTLQTLKCNSNQIIDLSPLRDLPALQTLDCSTNQISDLSPLRDLPALQKLTCGANEVNDLSVIDDLLLSDQLQKFSFHDSPKSGIPSALLGSYHANNCLENIKHYRQAILSHGSVTQKQLKIQLVGNGRVGKTTLAIALETGKPVEKDCASTHGITINTILFPMDSGDTISLNVWDFGGQEIYHATHRLFLSRDCLYLLLWAEETEENVQEIRHSVNYWLEAIHDLGGNSPVIIIKNQIDRAKNKSPVPPELAMEELEQDYKFVGISAKKYEGIRQLRGMIEDFLHDPKLQVRVELPNTWVAVQEQLEALKTTEKSIAFSRFRDLCIVAGIDYVDWFVDYLHKIGVLFYQKNTFQDQVILDQNWVIDAAYRVFDPKGFREDIQDKHGKFKGKFTRFIWSKVDDVERQIYLDFMRNCGICYEPQYRDNQNKEIPFAEREFIIPALLPPESKTQKARREQSQADDWLLVVDYPFLHRSIIERLILRLGETYDSEVWRTGVFCETEFGEVLLHCEPATPNCKTSNAGQLQFYIRANQQPHKFVQVLRKLVKEISPQPPRYKEYLQQGQKVREELPPFAEGEADTIRSRLDVIEPDTTVKLFISYSRKDYEHKLILERHLRLIQSALKQRVKLEVWSDNRMQAGDSVNEQILPELHRADLIVLLVSPDFLDPERYSHRVELPIALERHEQEGIPVIPVLVRHTAYWHETLGNLTVATNENADSLEDWSSPGKFWGSVETGIRKQVEKLGKC, from the coding sequence ATGTCTATGACTCCGCTGGAAATCGCCCTGCAACGCATCGAAGAATGCCGCCGTACCCGTGCGCCCGAACTGGATTTGGGTGGGCTTGGACTGGCAGAAATACCGGGAGAGGTGTTTGAGTTGACATGGCTGGAAAAACTGGATGTGTCGGGGGATAGAGAATATTGGGAATGGGGAAATATCCGGGAGATCCCTGCTGAGATTGGGCAACTCACTGCACTGAGAGAATTCGATTGCACGCTCAACCAGATCAGTGACCTGTCGCCGCTGCGTGATTTGCCCGCGTTGCAAATGCTTTACTGTGGCTATAACCAGATCAGTGACCTGTCGCCGCTGCGTGATTTGCCTGCGTTGCAAACGCTATACTGTAGCTCTAACCAGATCATTGACCTGTCGCCGCTGCGCGATTTGCCCGCGTTGCAAACGCTATCCTGTAGCGTTAACCAGATCAGTGACCTGTCGCCGCTGCGTGATTTGCCCACGTTGCAAACACTAAAGTGCAACTCTAACCAGATCATTGACCTGTCGCCGCTGCGTGATTTGCCCGCGTTGCAAGAACTATCCTGTAACTCTAACCAGATCATTGACCTGTCGCCGCTGCGTGATTTGCCCACGTTGCAAGAACTATCCTGTAACTCTAACCAGATCATTGACCTGTCGCCGCTGCGCGATTTGCCCGCGTTGCAAACGCTATCCTGTAGCTCTAACCAGATTAGTGACCTTTCACCATTGTGCGATTTACCCGCGTTGCAATGGCTATCCTGTAACTCTAACCAGATCAGTGACCTTTCGCCGCTGCGTGATTCGCCCGCGTTGCAAACGCTAGACTGTAGCACTAACCAGATCAGTGACCTATCGCCGCTGCGTGATTTGCCCGCGTTGCAAACGCTATTTTGTCGCTCTAACCAGATCATTGATCTATCGCCGCTACGTGGCTTGCCCGCGTTACAAGGGTTTTATTGTCACGATAACCAAATCATTGACCTGTCGCCGCTGCGTGATTTGTCCGCATTGCAAACACTAGAGTGTAGCTCTAACCAGATCATTGACCTGTCGCCGCTGCGCGATTTGCCCGCGTTGCAAACGCTAGACTGTAGCACTAACCAGATCAGTGACCTATCGCCGCTGCGTGATTTGCCCACGTTGCAAACACTAAAGTGCAACTCTAACCAGATCATTGACCTGTCGCCGCTGCGCGATTTGCCCGCGTTGCAAACGCTAGACTGTAGCACTAACCAGATCAGTGACCTATCGCCGCTGCGCGATTTGCCCGCGTTGCAAAAACTTACTTGTGGGGCTAATGAAGTCAATGACCTTTCTGTGATTGATGACTTGCTGTTGTCGGATCAGCTACAAAAATTTTCTTTTCATGACAGCCCTAAATCCGGCATTCCATCTGCATTGTTGGGTAGTTATCACGCTAACAACTGTCTCGAAAATATTAAACACTACCGCCAAGCCATCCTCTCGCACGGCTCAGTGACGCAAAAGCAACTTAAAATCCAGCTAGTCGGCAACGGGCGGGTTGGTAAAACCACGCTGGCAATTGCGTTGGAAACAGGCAAACCCGTTGAAAAGGATTGTGCCTCAACGCATGGGATTACGATTAACACCATTCTCTTTCCGATGGATAGTGGAGACACCATCAGCTTGAACGTATGGGATTTTGGTGGGCAAGAAATTTATCACGCCACCCACCGTTTATTCTTGTCGCGTGACTGCCTGTATTTGTTGCTATGGGCAGAGGAAACCGAAGAGAACGTCCAAGAAATTCGTCATTCCGTCAATTACTGGTTGGAGGCGATTCACGATTTGGGGGGGAACAGCCCCGTTATTATAATCAAAAATCAGATAGATCGAGCCAAGAACAAATCTCCCGTGCCACCGGAGTTGGCTATGGAAGAGCTTGAACAAGATTATAAGTTCGTCGGTATATCAGCCAAAAAATACGAAGGCATCCGTCAACTGCGCGGTATGATTGAAGACTTCCTGCACGACCCAAAACTGCAAGTTCGTGTCGAATTACCAAACACATGGGTGGCTGTTCAGGAGCAACTGGAAGCACTGAAAACCACCGAAAAGAGCATCGCTTTTTCTCGTTTCCGCGACCTGTGCATAGTGGCAGGTATTGACTACGTGGATTGGTTTGTGGATTACCTGCATAAAATTGGTGTACTGTTTTATCAAAAGAATACCTTCCAAGATCAGGTGATCCTTGACCAAAACTGGGTGATTGATGCGGCTTACCGCGTGTTTGACCCCAAAGGTTTCCGTGAAGACATTCAAGACAAGCATGGTAAATTTAAAGGCAAATTTACTCGCTTTATTTGGTCGAAAGTGGATGATGTGGAACGGCAAATTTACCTCGATTTCATGCGCAATTGTGGCATTTGTTATGAACCACAGTATCGCGATAATCAAAATAAAGAAATTCCCTTTGCCGAGCGTGAATTCATCATCCCCGCGTTATTGCCACCGGAGAGTAAAACGCAAAAAGCACGGCGTGAGCAGTCACAAGCGGATGATTGGTTACTGGTGGTGGATTATCCCTTCCTTCACCGTAGCATTATTGAACGCCTGATTTTGCGTTTGGGCGAAACTTACGACAGTGAGGTCTGGCGAACAGGCGTTTTCTGCGAAACAGAATTCGGGGAGGTGTTATTACACTGTGAACCAGCGACACCAAATTGTAAGACTTCCAACGCGGGGCAATTGCAGTTTTACATCCGGGCGAATCAGCAACCTCATAAGTTCGTTCAGGTGCTGCGCAAGTTGGTGAAGGAAATCAGTCCACAACCGCCACGTTACAAGGAATATTTACAGCAAGGGCAAAAAGTACGCGAGGAACTCCCGCCATTTGCTGAAGGGGAAGCGGATACAATCCGCTCGCGCCTCGATGTGATTGAACCTGACACAACCGTCAAGCTTTTCATTTCTTATTCACGCAAGGATTATGAGCATAAGCTCATCCTAGAAAGACACCTGCGCCTGATCCAGTCCGCGCTCAAGCAGCGGGTTAAACTCGAAGTTTGGAGTGATAACAGAATGCAGGCTGGTGACAGTGTAAATGAACAAATCCTGCCCGAATTGCACCGTGCCGATTTGATTGTGTTGTTGGTCAGCCCTGATTTTCTCGACCCGGAGCGTTACAGCCATCGTGTTGAGCTACCGATTGCCTTGGAACGCCACGAGCAAGAAGGCATTCCCGTTATCCCCGTGCTTGTCCGTCATACGGCTTATTGGCACGAAACCTTGGGAAATTTGACCGTCGCCACCAACGAAAATGCGGATTCCTTGGAAGATTGGTCTTCCCCCGGCAAATTCTGGGGCAGCGTCGAAACAGGCATCCGTAAGCAAGTCGAAAAGCTGGGAAAATGCTAG